The DNA sequence GCTTTGACTGTAGGAGCAGCTAACActctgctaacacacagctaaccctgctaacacagctaatacacagctgacacacagctaaccctgctaacacagctaataCACAGCCAACCTTGCTAACACAAAGCTAACCCTGTTAACACAGCTAATACACAGCTAACcttgctaacacacagctaaccctgctaacacagctaatacacagctgacacacagctaaccctgctaacacagctaataCACAGCCAACCTTGCTAACACAAAGCTAACCCTGTTAACACAGCTAATACACAGCTAACCCTGGTAGGACACTGCTTacacacagctaaccctgctaacacacTGCTAATacacagctaaccctgctaacacacagctaaccctgctaactGAGCTAGCAGCAgttatttacagattttctgACACAGTAACATTCAGACACTTCTGCAATCTACCCGGGGTGGGCGGGGCCCTACCTAGCCTCCAATCAGTTAGTTTAAGGCAAGTCCAGTGATGATTGGTTGGAGTTTTGGGAACGATTTCTTGTTCTCTCTTTTTCGTTGTCCCTTTTCACTCTTATCTTTTGGTTTATAGTCTTTTATTCCAAGTTCCATATCCTCTAGGGTTAAGCCGAATACTCGGATGAAACGAGTATCCGGTACAGATACTGAACTTTAACGAGCACGAAAACCAATccgagtaaaatgtgtcaataaCCGTACtcgtgatgaatgaaaaagttcactgctgctgtgcacaCAACACGATGTTGTCGTTGTCACAGCCGctctgtccacagggatacTAACGTGTAGCATCGTTATCTATGATCATGTGTTCTCAGCGTCCACTGGCCGAGTCAGCGTGCACCAAGCCCGGCCAGACGCACACGGAGCAagcgctcctctctctctgtaactcacacacacaccacataattaacattgtgttttaccttgtgtagatattaaaaaaacagcaccccccccccaccaaaaacaaaaactacaacaggTAGTAAAAAAGCCCTGTGACcagtcatacacacaaacatcacaccgtttaaatgtaactttttaaaaaagttgaGTATGAAAACTCATTGAGTTGAGTATGtttatgaaaacctgcattttacttaatacTTCTTAATactacatgtgttgtgtttaagtggattcactgaagtttattaaaaaacgTGTTCTGAATAGTTATCTTACTcttgtgatcaaaaacattcatctgaagctcaattctgAGGCTGTTCTGTAAACAGTTTTcgaataaacaataaaaatacaaacttcCGGTTTAAACCCCGCCCACTTGCAGGTTCGGATATGGataattttccattttcttctatGTCTCTTTTCTTTGATGGATATTCTGTGTTTAGGACAATTATTGGTGGAGCCATATTGTTGCTGTACTCTTGGGACAGTGTTGGATCATagctttagttttaatttgagcAACTCTTCATTTAGTTTACGAACTCAGTTTACTGTGGGATTTCACAATACACTGataaatgtattgaaatgtttttatgttgtgtttttattagacCAACTAAAATTTGTATCCGTTTTTTCCTTAGTCGCGAAAACAGGGTTTATGCAACAGAGTTGAACAATCAAACACAGGATGATACCAAGCAAGGACAATACTATGTCTTATTTGGCTTTACAGCGTCGACCCAGCCCAAGATGCAGTCTGCAGGCGTCCCTCTACCACGACTGGACCTGCTCGCCACATGTTGGAGAAGATTTCtcatgaagaaaacacagactgaatCGCAGTGCAAGAGAGTCCGTTTATTTCAAAATCTATCAGTATTTATAAACCTCAATAAACAGTTTTGTTGCCAGTGCTGACGTATGCACTTATATCGAATGTAGCGTGGtgggaaagcggggatagtgaggttgccacaacgccacctggggagttccacctccaggaaatactaaaatatggtgagtgcaacagcacaggtttcGTTTGAATCACGGGGCAGGAGATGTGTTGTACTAACAAgaaagaactttaatataacaggaataaataacaaaaacacaatgaaacaaaacagaataacaatttaacataagaaataaaacacttttgacaTGAGCAAccagggacagggctgggacttaccactGCGACGACgaccaaagaaaaaggggaaggattaaaaaactcgccacccgtgacacagcaaaccaacaaaacgggttgtgaagaaaaccccgccaccaggaattgggtcgccgcctcaggcccacagcacctgaccaacaataaaaggattattaaaacatgtcagaattgaaaacaaaacaaaacagaacaacaaaaccacaaaataagCCAAATACCAACCAATATGAACACAATGTAAATGGGATTAAAGGTTGCTAAAAACTAGGCATCCCTCCGTGGTGACCACTCCACGCACCGTGAAGGTGTAGCAtggagagccacagtgcatgagacaatactttttaaaaacgaCACACTTCCTTGGTCCTGAGCCAGGCAGTCTTTAACTGTTGAGCCGTGCTCTTATCAGCCGCAACAGTTCATAAGAGTGTTGTTTAAGACAGTGCAATTTCCAGtaaaagccaaaacagcaggtccgtctgaggcgtggtggccaatgacggccgagGAAGAAGCAGGGCCTCTAGGAAGGcgaataaacaaatttaataattaatatgacaacatAACAGAATTTGGTGAATAATGGGGCCATACGCACCACCCTGCAAGCCAAGGTACAGTCACAGCAAGCCggagggtgggagtctcccCCAGCCGTAGATGAGTCCAGCTGTAGCATGACATAAACAGTCAGCTGGGGTAAGATAAGCAAAAGACGGCAGACTACGTTACTTACAaagcagacccgcaactgcaccccgaaggtcccccggcggagcgatcccacgccagcagtcagtcacgctGCGCATGAGGGGGGATATTTAGGggaggcgctggctgttgcacaaACACGCCAAACTCCGCCACGGCTACAGAAGTAGCTCTTCCACGCGATCCAAgacccaccggagaggagcggaaacggaaggaggacgagccaaacacggccgcctccttaaatacgggacGCCTGACGTCGCCTAACGACTGGCGCGCCATTGCAACAGGTAGAGCGCCCtgcagcggcagggagggagcacGCATCTGGCTACACATGTCTCCTTTTCTTGAAGGAGTGCTCTCTCATCTTCACattatgtgtgtgcgtgtgtgtgcgtgtgtgtgtgtgtgtgtgtgtgtttcctttccaTGGAAGTCCTTACttcgattgcataaacactaaaatcaaaagtattacacaattatcaaaaccttacactcaaggagcaaaacaacGGCCCAGATCTCCAccactataagcacaatgtcagcttcacactttttgcaaaacaatacacacagtgatttgcaaataactaaacacacttgtatacattagacacagaagtatatcatgatgtcacttccttgcaattccaaagcactgactgtcaaatgacccccctatgagccaattggttcaacacagccatcaggtgcacaaacacatgattgcttaattgtagacacaccaatcaggtttaaacactatacaaatgcagcaggtgagttcacctgtcttcaaccaaaatggaaggagtcagaagaagaagaagagtgagggtgagagggggaatccacagagaaggagaaggaggaagcgGAAGAGGCGGAGGCCGTGCCAGAGGTAGAGGCCGAGGTGGAGTtagaggtagaggaagaggaagaggaagaggaagaggaagacctgaagcaggaggagaaagtgctcaaagaagaagaggaccaaatttatcaaatgaaattcacGCAACACTAGTTGACCATGTCGTGAACCACGGACTGAGGCTGAGGGAGGCGGGACTAAGAGTTCAGATCTAagcagatatacagtgaaatctgtcattgtgaCCTGAACTGGATACAGAATCTTCtgtttgttgacatgttgactgatttgggtatatggagagaaataaattatattttcatcagtctgcagcattggtcttgtgtagtgtttggtgaatttattgtatattcGCACTTTCTTCgtcacttacagtactctaaccactgagaagtagaattgctaaaagtgttttaggttagcagcagcagtgtgtaactggttcaaacagaattagatcatatgaaacgtgtgtgtttcatatggcaacaaaatatgttttttataaattagtgtatagtttttaaagagtgtttcattttgcaaaggatctgaggtgttctGCTGATTGggtgtagtgttttgaaaaaccgGGCCCTGTTTTCAAAATCGTGCTaaagcaatcgagaaaaactgtaagTGTATGTGGAGTGCTCTCTCGTCCTCACATTgtggagggtgtgtgtctgtttgagtgtgtgtgtgtgtgtgtgtgtgtgtgtgtgtgtgtgtgtgtgtgtgtgtgtgtgtgtgtgtgtgtgtgtgtgagagtgcgtgtgtgtgtgtgtgtttcctttccaTGGAAGTCATTACTGGAAGTGTGCCTACTTAGACATGTTCTTTGGGCTCGATTCGATAACTATACAAGTGGGAATTGGCTTTCTCATATTTCAGCCAAGTTCGTTCAAAACGAGTTGTACAACATTATCGTCTGATTAGACAGCACTTGACCATTCCTCTCAGTGTTGGCTGTGATCGAGCGTCATAGGAAAGCCATCAGCGTGCGTCAGGTCTGTGGaacctgggacacacacacctctcccctGCAGGTTTCTCCGTCCTGCTCCCACCTGAGCCGTCATGGATCTAATGGAGTAGGGAAACGTGAGCTGTGGAGTTAAAAACTGTAGCACGCCAGGCTTCCAGGGAAACTGCTCCAACCAAGactgtcaggaggaggaaacaatgtCTGTATTGATCTTGATTGGTGGGTACAAAACAATGGTGATGATACTGTAGacgattttaaaatgatacagccagctactgtcattattattattatcattattagttataaaaatatgtaaaaaacaactttaaccTTTatctgaaagacagaaaatttaaatattttcctcttataactaattaaacaatttattaaattattacaaagaaaaactgagagtTGAGATGAttctacagtaaatacaaagcagctgcttagcttagTGTAGCGAGGtgggaaagcggggatagtgaggttgccacaacgccacctggggaatttcacctccaggaaataactcaaatattgtaagtgcaacagcacaggttcgtttaAAAACgcaagagacgtgtttaactaataaaaaagaactttaatataactcaaataaatgcataaatcaacaagcaaaatgaaaacaaacagaacaccaattaacatgcaataaaacgCTTGACAggagcaacacagggacagggctgggacttaccacggcgacgacaaccaaagaaaaaggggaatgATTAATTAACTCGCCacccgtgacacagcaaaccaacaaaacgggtGATGAAGAAAACCCCGccaccaggaattgggtcgccgcctcaggcccacagcacctgaccaacaataaaagaataattaaaacatgtccgcattgaaacaacaaaacaaaacaacaaaataccaaCCAATATAAACGGGATTTAAAGGTTGCTAAAAAACTAGGCGTCCCTTTGTGGTGATCACAAAGGCCACAGTGCACGAGACAATACTTTAAGAACACACTTCCTTGGTCCTGAGCCCGGGCAGTCTTTAACTGTGGAGCCGTGCTCTTATCAGCTGcaacagttcattaaaagtgtgATTTAGGATAGTGCAATTTCCggtaaagccaaaacagcaggtccgtctgaggcgtggtggccaatgacggccgacgaaggagcagggcctcaCCCTGCAAGCCAAGGCACCGTCACAGCAACCCAGAGGGTGGGAGTCTCCCCCAGCCGTAGATGAGTCCAGAaagcagacccgcaactgcaccccgaaggtcccccggcggagcgatcccacgccagcagtcagtcacgctGCATATGAGGGGGGAAAATTAGAggaggcgctggctgttgcacaaCCACGCCGCGGCTACAGAGGTAGCTCTTCCGCGCTATCCACgacccaccggagaggagcggaaacggaaggcttgcgagccaaacacggccgcctccttaaatacgggacACCTGACGTCGCCTAATGACTGGTGCGCCATTAGAACAGGTAGAGcgccccgcagcggcagggagggagcgcgcatctggctacattagcttagcataaagacaggtTTATCCTCTTAGCCTGTGTTGGGACATGGAATTTGTGGATACCCTTCGGCCTACATGGGTAGTCAAAAGCCTTGAGCACATGTTCTTTGTCCTGGAGGAAAACCAGAGCAAGTTCTCCCAGGGTGCggcaacgtcacacagaggtgtgaaaacccccccagggacacaggtttcaactcccattggtcactctggaccccatgacctgtgaggtcaccgggccaatataaggccaggtctacccctcttctgtctctttctacaATCCTTCGAGAAGAGAAGGGTGTCcagcctggcttctccagctcacatcttctctttccatccaactcttcgagaggagcacaaaggtgcagcttccagctcatctcaccaaggaaacctcctcatactccaagctctaccaacctcctagcagcgacgcgatgtcctgcaggagaacttcaaccagcaactgagctgcacagcgcAACAGAACtacaaaggcaggagccacacaaccagcCAGACGATTTCACCGAACTGcgactgcacagcaacttcttttttcccttttccacggacgggtaacacaactgggcttaataattatactaggctaagcaaagactgtttattcgattctgtgtgatgtttataagtttgattgtgttgtgatattttggttataagttattcgaaagtaaagttaatgtttgttatgctcttcacagacTTTCTGTGCATTACActctttctctaatttggcacacacacagacacacgcatatcgCAGCACCTAATTATCTCTGACTCctgctacatgtcgtaaacattccaatgGGGGTGAAGGGTGTTATCTTCgaagtggccagccgccattttggaagcacgctgactcacacagacacacacacatgcatactcacatacctgtctttgtttagtaagtacaccgttagtaatttgtgtttttatactttattatattcataataaatgtttttctttcacaaatgtttttattaatgttgcataagtgaattttgccaacctctacactgtcaagaactctatatccttcaacttagctaactatctatatggtaattttggttatagttattaattgtattgttaatcagagttccaaatttgtagttagtacttttatgagacttaatcaataaattggctatcttttcccttcctttgaagggtggtgccccgaggtaactttaatcaattaaagttattatttaatattaataataaaatattaatatttaatattttattttgataaccaaatttattgaatgccgaaaggcacaccattttatggtatcacatttaatgcattattgcacaacactcTCTCGTCCtcacattatgtgtgtgtgtgtgtgtgtgtgtgtgtgtgtgtgtgtgtgtgtgtgtgtgtgtgtgtgtgtgtgtgtgtgtgtttcctttccaTGGAAGTCCTTACTGGAAGAGTGCCTACTTAGACATGTTCTTTGGGCTGAATAACGATACAAGTGGGAATTGGCTTTCTCATATTTCAGCCAAGTTCGTTCAAAACGAGTTGTACAACATCATCCTCTGATTAGACAGCACTTGACCATTCCTCTCAGTGTTGGCTGTGATCGAGCGTCATAGGAAAGCCATCAGTGTGCGTCAGGTCTGTGGaacctgggacacacacacctctcccctGCAGGTTTCTCCGTCCTGCTCCCACCTGAGCCGTCATGGATCTAATGGAGGGAAACGTGAGCTGTGGAGTTAAAAACTGTAGCACGCCAGGCTTCCAGGGAAACTGCTCCAACCAAGactgtcaggaggaggaaacaatgtCTGTATTGATCTTGTTAGGTGGGTACAAAACAATGGTGATGATACTGTAGacgattttaaaatgatacagccagctactgtcattattattattattattagttataaaaatataaaaaacaacttcaacctTTATCTGAAGGACAGAAAATTCTAACATTTTCCTCTtataacaaattaaacaatttattaaattattacaaagaaaaactgagagtTGAGATGAttctacagtaaatacaaagcagctgcttagcttagcttagcttagcataaagacaggtTTGTCCTCTTAGCCTGATTCtgtcaataatcaataaacagATCCTCCTCCCAGCACCTTTAAATATCACCAATTAAAAcgttatatattgttttataaacacatgcacacaagcatttGAATAGATATAAAATCACACCACATATTAAACTGCCCAGTTGCTCCCGTCTGTTTCCAGTGAACATGATGAATTACCTCTGCAATATTTcaactgaaactgtaaaaacaatctggaaaaaaaaaaaaagttctggaggaaaagtgagagttataaaatgaaaagtaaatatgtgtgtgtgtgtgtgtgtgtgttccagattTAGATATGCAGTacatattatttaaatgaattagCAGAACTTGGCCAGAAAGCTTCAGCAGAATGATGCACATTAATTTTCTAAGGAagttaaagttataaataacagtaaaatattccTCCCGTCTGATATTGATATGATCACTGGGGCTGAAAATGTTGCTGAGCTATGGAGAAAACATTTAGAGGATATTTCTACCTgactccatgttgtttcttatAATTTGATACTAGTCTTTCATAGTAGTttaggaaaaaactgaaaaaacatcttcTTGTGCCAGTAATCATGAGAACTAATTATTTCTGTGAAcgttttttaccattttccattGTGGACTGAACATGTGTAAATTTGTGATTCTAAtgaaaatcaatcatcaatatttcattttctagtgtgtttgactgtgatTGTGGTTCCACTGATAATCTTCGGCCTTCttggaaacacactgacccttCTGGTGGTTTGGCTTCGCCCACACATGAGAAGCTCCGCCCACCTCTACCTGAGCAGCATGGCTGTTAGTGACCTGctgatcctcctgctgctggctctGCAACTATTTGAGGTGCACTCACATATATCCTATAatacttatatacttatacaCCTTTTTGTTGCAGTTCACTGTGATTTGACCAGATACTCATGGTTTGGCTGAACGTGCACTAAACGGATTGTGTCTCTTCCAGTTCTGGACACAGAAGTTAGGAGACTTCGGCTTTAAGCTGACCGTGTTCCTCTCAGAGGGCTGCACCTTCTGCACCATCCTCCACATCACCTTTCTCTCCCTGGAGAGGTACCTGGTTGTCTGCTGGCCAATCACCTCCAAGACGCTGGTGACACGTTGCAGAACCAGTGCTCTGATTGGTTGCCTCTGGCTGGGAGCGGCTGTCAGTGCAGCACCATTTTTTGCCATGGTCATGATGAACTCATTCTCCTCAGGCCTCGAGTTGGCCATGATAATTATCTCCAACCTGTATGTCCTGGTACCCATGTGCATCCTGGGACTGGTCTACATCCTGATTGGACGGACTCTGAGGCTCCGTCCACAAAGAAGCCG is a window from the Hippoglossus hippoglossus isolate fHipHip1 chromosome 8, fHipHip1.pri, whole genome shotgun sequence genome containing:
- the LOC117766369 gene encoding growth hormone secretagogue receptor type 1-like codes for the protein MSVLILLVCLTVIVVPLIIFGLLGNTLTLLVVWLRPHMRSSAHLYLSSMAVSDLLILLLLALQLFEFWTQKLGDFGFKLTVFLSEGCTFCTILHITFLSLERYLVVCWPITSKTLVTRCRTSALIGCLWLGAAVSAAPFFAMVMMNSFSSGLELAMIIISNLYVLVPMCILGLVYILIGRTLRLRPQRSRKDKSHRHAVKMLGEKHNPTHTPLGSEFSFY